The following are encoded in a window of Rosa chinensis cultivar Old Blush chromosome 4, RchiOBHm-V2, whole genome shotgun sequence genomic DNA:
- the LOC112197911 gene encoding type 2 DNA topoisomerase 6 subunit B-like isoform X3, whose protein sequence is MYIRRDFHFHSLPKSKTIFRDEHCFQFPSRAVSTVNFFCISTMPRFRRPLQTLRRSPAISAFQSLSDTGVGSCVEEFEALKLCREAFGGEIWDGLLSVTTTGFGDNEIYHYEFNLKEAVSARRLTRLPSNPKNGQKFSGTEVCLSIFESVDVLLGEISRFFQKNVAIQLVAEHGDVPGSRYESVLLANEWNPLPFSASNLERLKSGLEDYVFKHGNTLGKKCESCFSNWEHLKVGTGVACHTESRRYSESVTEAVIVISEISEIASTCLRTCGAKTEVLYFKDFSPCPISQSSVKALTSIDWKSYGLTFGGVVEQGGYALLKWDNLPPYVQINISLHHYHNQVTTPSARLKMQPDQKLVKKAVKFALNDLKDKHAGVLLSAHALKVRDCAPDLAKTISSLILCSNDSNFREECFSFLGLPCQGVGSELVEDCIKEKIISVIDMNDREQPQRSKEVPTFLFEDDHFQDSGSQDEEYEGEDAFTSMDI, encoded by the exons ATGTATATAAGGCGGGACTTTCATTTCCATTcgctcccaaaatccaaaaccatttTCAGAGATGAACATTGCTTCCAGTTCCCTTCCAGAGCTGTGTCTACAG TTAATTTCTTCTGCATTTCAACGATGCCGCGCTTCCGACGACCTCTGCAGACTCTCCGTCGTTCTCCGGCGATCTCCGCCTTCCAATCTC tttCGGATACTGGTGTTGGAAGCTGCGTGGAggagtttgaagctttgaagctTTGCAGGGAGGCTTTTGGCGGTGAGATTTGGG ATGGATTGCTTTCCGTCACAACCACCG GTTTTGGTGATAATGAGATATATCACTATGAGTTCAATCTAAAAGAGGCTGTGTCTGCCAGAAGGTTGACCAGGCTGCCTTCGAATCCTAAGAATGGGCAGAAATTCAG TGGGACTGAAGTATGTCTGTCGATTTTTGAAAGCGTTGATGTTTTGCTAGGAGAGATTAGTCGCTTCTTTCAGAAG aatgttgcaattCAGCTGGTGGCTGAGCATGGGGATGTTCCTGGATCACGATATGAAAGTGTTTTGCTGGCAAATGAATGGAATCCTTTACCTTTCTCAGCTTCAAATCTTGAACGTTTAAAGTCAGGCCTTGAAGACTATGTTTTTAAGCATGGAAATACATTAGGAAAAAAATGCGAGTCATGCTTCTCAAATTG GGAGCATCTCAAGGTTGGGACTGGAGTAGCATGCCACACAGAAAGCCGTAGATATTCTGAATCAGTTACGGAAGCTGTGATTGTAATAAGTGAAATATCAGAGATAGCAAGTACTTGCCTGAGGACATGTGGCGCCAAAACAGAG GTTTTGTATTTCAAAGATTTCTCACCTTGCCCAATTTCCCAATCATCTGTGAAGGCATTAACAAGCATTGACTGGAAAAGTTATGGATTGACTTTTGGGGGCGTTGTGGAGCAGGGTGGCTATGCATTACTGAAATGGGATAACTTGCCACCATATGTTCAAATTAACATTTCCCTCCACCACTACCATAACCA GGTTACAACACCATCAGCAAGGCTAAAGATGCAACCTgatcaaaaacttgtaaaaaagGCAGTTAAATTTGCATTGAATGATTTGAAGGACAAACATGCTGGAGTTCTTCTAAGTGCCCATGCCCTCAAG GTTCGTGACTGTGCCCCTGATCTTGCAAAAACAATTTCTAGCCTAATCCTGTGCTCCAACGACTCAAATTTCCGAGAagaatgcttttcttttctCGGTTTACCATGTCAAGGAGTAGGAAGTGAACTTGTTGAAGACTGTATAAAGGAAAAGATCATTTCAGTCATAGACATGAACGACAGAGAACAACCCCAGAGAAGCAAAGAAGTTCcaacttttctttttgaagATGATCACTTCCAGGATTCAGGGTCTCAAGATGAGGAATATGAAGGTGAGGATGCTTTTACCTCTATGGATATATAA
- the LOC112197910 gene encoding galactinol synthase 1: MAPPEVPVDVFTATSKVLTLSAGYSKRAYVTFLAGNGDYVKGVVGLAKGLRKVKTAYPLVVAILPDVPEEHREILRSQGCIVREIVPIYPPKNQVEFAMAYYVINYSKLRIWNFEEYSKMIYLDADIQVYNNIDHLFDTPDGYFYAVMDCFCEHTWSHSPQYKVGYCQQCPDKVTWPAEMGSPPPLYFNAGMFVFEPNRLTYESLLENLLVVPPTPFAEQDFLNMFFQKTYKPIPLAYNLVLAMLWRHPENVKLDEVNVVHYCAAGSKPWRYTGVEENMQREDIKMLVAKWWEVYNDESLDFKADQPPAAAEDQTFSKSLIMGSMPHGTAMTYIPAPTAA, translated from the exons ATGGCTCCACCTGAAGTTCCGGTAGATGTGTTCACGGCCACCAGCAAGGTCTTGACGTTGAGTGCAGGCTACTCCAAGAGGGCCTATGTGACATTCTTAGCCGGTAATGGTGACTACGTCAAAGGAGTCGTGGGATTGGCTAAGGGTTTGCGCAAGGTGAAGACTGCCTACCCTCTAGTGGTTGCAATATTGCCTGACGTCCCGGAAGAACACCGTGAGATTTTGAGGTCTCAAGGTTGTATTGTTCGTGAGATCGTGCCAATTTATCCTCCTAAGAACCAAGTCGAGTTTGCTATGGCATATTATGTCATCAACTACTCCAAGCTCCGGATTTGGAAT TTTGAGGAGTACAGCAAGATGATATATTTGGATGCGGACATCCAAGTGTACAACAACATAGATCACCTCTTTGACACTCCTGATGGATACTTCTATGCCGTGATGGACTGCTTCTGTGAACATACATGGAGTCACTCGCCGCAGTACAAAGTTGGGTATTGCCAGCAGTGCCCAGACAAGGTTACATGGCCGGCCGAGATGGGTTCTCCTCCTCCGTTGTACTTCAACGCCGGCATGTTTGTGTTTGAGCCTAATCGTTTGACCTACGAAAGCCTTCTCGAGAATCTCCTGGTTGTTCCTCCCACACCTTTTGCAGAGCAA GATTTCTTGAACATGTTCTTCCAAAAGACTTACAAGCCCATCCCTCTTGCATACAACCTAGTTCTGGCCATGCTGTGGCGCCACCCAGAGAATGTGAAGCTCGATGAAGTAAACGTTGTCCACTACTGTGCTGCT GGATCAAAGCCATGGAGGTACACCGGCGTAGAAGAAAACATGCAGAGAGAGGACATCAAGATGTTAGTAGCAAAATGGTGGGAAGTTTATAACGACGAGTCCCTGGATTTCAAAGCTGATCAACCCCCGGCTGCTGCAGAAGATCAAACTTTCTCCAAGTCGTTGATCATGGGTTCGATGCCTCATGGGACTGCCATGACTTACATTCCGGCACCCACTGCTGCTTGA
- the LOC112197609 gene encoding pantothenate kinase 1 isoform X1 has translation MEIGNLENHVQSEPMEESSQAQISHLALDIGGNILDLNLSSDHFGDGGCSKSSVQVSNGNEGGPVLQGKLHFAKFETAKIHDCIDFIQSKQLRVTGCQHNGASANEKCVIKATGGGAYKFADLFKEKLGICLGKEDEMDSLVAGANFLLKSVHNEAFTYMDGQKEFAQIDQEDLYPYLLVNIGSGVSMIKVDGPGKFERVSGTNVGGGTFWGLGRLLTKCKSFDELLELSHRGNNRVVDMLVGDIYGGTDYKKIGLSSTAIASSFGKAISDNKELEDYKPEDISRSLLRMISNNIGQISYLNALRFGLKRIFFAGFFLRGHAYTMDTIAVAVHFWSKGEAKAMFLRHEGFLGALGAFMSYEKHGFDNLMVHQLVQQSPSASHGGDKTHGPADSELNDNPSINCSIYLS, from the exons ATGGAAATCGGGAACCTTGAAAATCACGTACAATCAGAACCCATGGAGGAATCATCGCAAGCTCAAATTTCCCATCTTGCTTTGGATATTGGAGGCAATATACTTGATCTTAATCTCTCTTCTGATCATTTTGG TGATGGTGGTTGTTCAAAGAGTAGCGTACAAGTTTCTAATGGAAATGAAGGTGGTCCTGTTCTTCAAGGGAAGCTCCATTTTGCGAAATTTGAAACGGCTAAAATACATGATTGCATAGACTTCATTCAATCCAAGCAACTTCGCGTTACTG GCTGCCAGCATAATGGTGCTTCTGCCAATGAGAAGTGCGTTattaag GCCACAGGTGGTGGGGCATACAAGTTCGCGGATCTCTTTAAAGAAAAACTTGGGATTTGTCTTggcaaagaagatgaaatggacaGTCTTGTAGCTGGAGCAAATTTTCTGCTTAAG TCAGTTCACAACGAAGCATTTACATACATGGATGGTCAGAAGGAATTTGCGCAGATTGATCAGGAAGATCTATACCCCTATCTCCTGGTTAATATTGGCTCTGGTGTCAGTATGATCAAG GTAGATGGACCTGGTAAATTTGAGCGTGTAAGTGGAACCAATGTGGGTGGTGGCACCTTTTGGGGTTTAGGAAGGCTTTTAACAAAGTGCAAGAG TTTTGATGAGTTGCTGGAGTTAAGTCATCGGGGAAATAATAGAGTGGTAGACATGCTTGTTGGGGACATATACGGTGGCACAGACTATAAAAAG ATAGGCCTTTCATCAACTGCCATTGCTTCTAGCTTTGGCAAGGCAATATCTGATAATAAGGAGCTGGAAGATTACAAACCTGAAGATATTTCTCGGTCCCTTTTAAGAATGATTTCAAATAACATTGGACAG ATTTCATACTTGAATGCACTAAGGTTTGGGCTCAAGCGCATATTTTTTGCGGGATTTTTCCTTCGGGGTCATGCTTACACCATGGACACCATTGCTGTTGCTGTTCATTTCTG GTCTAAAGGTGAAGCCAAAGCAATGTTTTTAAGGCACGAAGGGTTTCTTGGAGCATTGGGTGCATTCATGAGCTATGAGAAGCATGGCTTTGATAACTTGATGGTCCATCAGTTGGTGCAACAATCCCCAAGTGCATCCCATGGAGGAGATAAAACTCATGGTCCTGCAGACTCGGAATTGAATGACAACCCAAGCATAAATTGCAGTATATACTTGTCTTAG
- the LOC112197911 gene encoding type 2 DNA topoisomerase 6 subunit B-like isoform X2 has product MYIRRDFHFHSLPKSKTIFRDEHCFQFPSRAVSTVNFFCISTMPRFRRPLQTLRRSPAISAFQSLSDTGVGSCVEEFEALKLCREAFGGEIWDGLLSVTTTGFGDNEIYHYEFNLKEAVSARRLTRLPSNPKNGQKFSGTEVCLSIFESVDVLLGEISRFFQKILILKIPNVAIQLVAEHGDVPGSRYESVLLANEWNPLPFSASNLERLKSGLEDYVFKHGNTLGKKCESCFSNWEHLKVGTGVACHTESRRYSESVTEAVIVISEISEIASTCLRTCGAKTEVLYFKDFSPCPISQSSVKALTSIDWKSYGLTFGGVVEQGGYALLKWDNLPPYVQINISLHHYHNQTPSARLKMQPDQKLVKKAVKFALNDLKDKHAGVLLSAHALKVRDCAPDLAKTISSLILCSNDSNFREECFSFLGLPCQGVGSELVEDCIKEKIISVIDMNDREQPQRSKEVPTFLFEDDHFQDSGSQDEEYEGEDAFTSMDI; this is encoded by the exons ATGTATATAAGGCGGGACTTTCATTTCCATTcgctcccaaaatccaaaaccatttTCAGAGATGAACATTGCTTCCAGTTCCCTTCCAGAGCTGTGTCTACAG TTAATTTCTTCTGCATTTCAACGATGCCGCGCTTCCGACGACCTCTGCAGACTCTCCGTCGTTCTCCGGCGATCTCCGCCTTCCAATCTC tttCGGATACTGGTGTTGGAAGCTGCGTGGAggagtttgaagctttgaagctTTGCAGGGAGGCTTTTGGCGGTGAGATTTGGG ATGGATTGCTTTCCGTCACAACCACCG GTTTTGGTGATAATGAGATATATCACTATGAGTTCAATCTAAAAGAGGCTGTGTCTGCCAGAAGGTTGACCAGGCTGCCTTCGAATCCTAAGAATGGGCAGAAATTCAG TGGGACTGAAGTATGTCTGTCGATTTTTGAAAGCGTTGATGTTTTGCTAGGAGAGATTAGTCGCTTCTTTCAGAAG ATCCTCATTCTAAAGATCCCT aatgttgcaattCAGCTGGTGGCTGAGCATGGGGATGTTCCTGGATCACGATATGAAAGTGTTTTGCTGGCAAATGAATGGAATCCTTTACCTTTCTCAGCTTCAAATCTTGAACGTTTAAAGTCAGGCCTTGAAGACTATGTTTTTAAGCATGGAAATACATTAGGAAAAAAATGCGAGTCATGCTTCTCAAATTG GGAGCATCTCAAGGTTGGGACTGGAGTAGCATGCCACACAGAAAGCCGTAGATATTCTGAATCAGTTACGGAAGCTGTGATTGTAATAAGTGAAATATCAGAGATAGCAAGTACTTGCCTGAGGACATGTGGCGCCAAAACAGAG GTTTTGTATTTCAAAGATTTCTCACCTTGCCCAATTTCCCAATCATCTGTGAAGGCATTAACAAGCATTGACTGGAAAAGTTATGGATTGACTTTTGGGGGCGTTGTGGAGCAGGGTGGCTATGCATTACTGAAATGGGATAACTTGCCACCATATGTTCAAATTAACATTTCCCTCCACCACTACCATAACCA AACACCATCAGCAAGGCTAAAGATGCAACCTgatcaaaaacttgtaaaaaagGCAGTTAAATTTGCATTGAATGATTTGAAGGACAAACATGCTGGAGTTCTTCTAAGTGCCCATGCCCTCAAG GTTCGTGACTGTGCCCCTGATCTTGCAAAAACAATTTCTAGCCTAATCCTGTGCTCCAACGACTCAAATTTCCGAGAagaatgcttttcttttctCGGTTTACCATGTCAAGGAGTAGGAAGTGAACTTGTTGAAGACTGTATAAAGGAAAAGATCATTTCAGTCATAGACATGAACGACAGAGAACAACCCCAGAGAAGCAAAGAAGTTCcaacttttctttttgaagATGATCACTTCCAGGATTCAGGGTCTCAAGATGAGGAATATGAAGGTGAGGATGCTTTTACCTCTATGGATATATAA
- the LOC112197911 gene encoding type 2 DNA topoisomerase 6 subunit B-like isoform X1: MYIRRDFHFHSLPKSKTIFRDEHCFQFPSRAVSTVNFFCISTMPRFRRPLQTLRRSPAISAFQSLSDTGVGSCVEEFEALKLCREAFGGEIWDGLLSVTTTGFGDNEIYHYEFNLKEAVSARRLTRLPSNPKNGQKFSGTEVCLSIFESVDVLLGEISRFFQKILILKIPNVAIQLVAEHGDVPGSRYESVLLANEWNPLPFSASNLERLKSGLEDYVFKHGNTLGKKCESCFSNWEHLKVGTGVACHTESRRYSESVTEAVIVISEISEIASTCLRTCGAKTEVLYFKDFSPCPISQSSVKALTSIDWKSYGLTFGGVVEQGGYALLKWDNLPPYVQINISLHHYHNQVTTPSARLKMQPDQKLVKKAVKFALNDLKDKHAGVLLSAHALKVRDCAPDLAKTISSLILCSNDSNFREECFSFLGLPCQGVGSELVEDCIKEKIISVIDMNDREQPQRSKEVPTFLFEDDHFQDSGSQDEEYEGEDAFTSMDI, from the exons ATGTATATAAGGCGGGACTTTCATTTCCATTcgctcccaaaatccaaaaccatttTCAGAGATGAACATTGCTTCCAGTTCCCTTCCAGAGCTGTGTCTACAG TTAATTTCTTCTGCATTTCAACGATGCCGCGCTTCCGACGACCTCTGCAGACTCTCCGTCGTTCTCCGGCGATCTCCGCCTTCCAATCTC tttCGGATACTGGTGTTGGAAGCTGCGTGGAggagtttgaagctttgaagctTTGCAGGGAGGCTTTTGGCGGTGAGATTTGGG ATGGATTGCTTTCCGTCACAACCACCG GTTTTGGTGATAATGAGATATATCACTATGAGTTCAATCTAAAAGAGGCTGTGTCTGCCAGAAGGTTGACCAGGCTGCCTTCGAATCCTAAGAATGGGCAGAAATTCAG TGGGACTGAAGTATGTCTGTCGATTTTTGAAAGCGTTGATGTTTTGCTAGGAGAGATTAGTCGCTTCTTTCAGAAG ATCCTCATTCTAAAGATCCCT aatgttgcaattCAGCTGGTGGCTGAGCATGGGGATGTTCCTGGATCACGATATGAAAGTGTTTTGCTGGCAAATGAATGGAATCCTTTACCTTTCTCAGCTTCAAATCTTGAACGTTTAAAGTCAGGCCTTGAAGACTATGTTTTTAAGCATGGAAATACATTAGGAAAAAAATGCGAGTCATGCTTCTCAAATTG GGAGCATCTCAAGGTTGGGACTGGAGTAGCATGCCACACAGAAAGCCGTAGATATTCTGAATCAGTTACGGAAGCTGTGATTGTAATAAGTGAAATATCAGAGATAGCAAGTACTTGCCTGAGGACATGTGGCGCCAAAACAGAG GTTTTGTATTTCAAAGATTTCTCACCTTGCCCAATTTCCCAATCATCTGTGAAGGCATTAACAAGCATTGACTGGAAAAGTTATGGATTGACTTTTGGGGGCGTTGTGGAGCAGGGTGGCTATGCATTACTGAAATGGGATAACTTGCCACCATATGTTCAAATTAACATTTCCCTCCACCACTACCATAACCA GGTTACAACACCATCAGCAAGGCTAAAGATGCAACCTgatcaaaaacttgtaaaaaagGCAGTTAAATTTGCATTGAATGATTTGAAGGACAAACATGCTGGAGTTCTTCTAAGTGCCCATGCCCTCAAG GTTCGTGACTGTGCCCCTGATCTTGCAAAAACAATTTCTAGCCTAATCCTGTGCTCCAACGACTCAAATTTCCGAGAagaatgcttttcttttctCGGTTTACCATGTCAAGGAGTAGGAAGTGAACTTGTTGAAGACTGTATAAAGGAAAAGATCATTTCAGTCATAGACATGAACGACAGAGAACAACCCCAGAGAAGCAAAGAAGTTCcaacttttctttttgaagATGATCACTTCCAGGATTCAGGGTCTCAAGATGAGGAATATGAAGGTGAGGATGCTTTTACCTCTATGGATATATAA
- the LOC112197911 gene encoding type 2 DNA topoisomerase 6 subunit B-like isoform X4 yields the protein MNIASSSLPELCLQLISSAFQRCRASDDLCRLSVVLRRSPPSNLVRISVSDTGVGSCVEEFEALKLCREAFGGEIWDGLLSVTTTGFGDNEIYHYEFNLKEAVSARRLTRLPSNPKNGQKFSGTEVCLSIFESVDVLLGEISRFFQKILILKIPNVAIQLVAEHGDVPGSRYESVLLANEWNPLPFSASNLERLKSGLEDYVFKHGNTLGKKCESCFSNWEHLKVGTGVACHTESRRYSESVTEAVIVISEISEIASTCLRTCGAKTEVLYFKDFSPCPISQSSVKALTSIDWKSYGLTFGGVVEQGGYALLKWDNLPPYVQINISLHHYHNQVTTPSARLKMQPDQKLVKKAVKFALNDLKDKHAGVLLSAHALKVRDCAPDLAKTISSLILCSNDSNFREECFSFLGLPCQGVGSELVEDCIKEKIISVIDMNDREQPQRSKEVPTFLFEDDHFQDSGSQDEEYEGEDAFTSMDI from the exons ATGAACATTGCTTCCAGTTCCCTTCCAGAGCTGTGTCTACAG TTAATTTCTTCTGCATTTCAACGATGCCGCGCTTCCGACGACCTCTGCAGACTCTCCGTCGTTCTCCGGCGATCTCCGCCTTCCAATCTCGTTCGAATTTCAG tttCGGATACTGGTGTTGGAAGCTGCGTGGAggagtttgaagctttgaagctTTGCAGGGAGGCTTTTGGCGGTGAGATTTGGG ATGGATTGCTTTCCGTCACAACCACCG GTTTTGGTGATAATGAGATATATCACTATGAGTTCAATCTAAAAGAGGCTGTGTCTGCCAGAAGGTTGACCAGGCTGCCTTCGAATCCTAAGAATGGGCAGAAATTCAG TGGGACTGAAGTATGTCTGTCGATTTTTGAAAGCGTTGATGTTTTGCTAGGAGAGATTAGTCGCTTCTTTCAGAAG ATCCTCATTCTAAAGATCCCT aatgttgcaattCAGCTGGTGGCTGAGCATGGGGATGTTCCTGGATCACGATATGAAAGTGTTTTGCTGGCAAATGAATGGAATCCTTTACCTTTCTCAGCTTCAAATCTTGAACGTTTAAAGTCAGGCCTTGAAGACTATGTTTTTAAGCATGGAAATACATTAGGAAAAAAATGCGAGTCATGCTTCTCAAATTG GGAGCATCTCAAGGTTGGGACTGGAGTAGCATGCCACACAGAAAGCCGTAGATATTCTGAATCAGTTACGGAAGCTGTGATTGTAATAAGTGAAATATCAGAGATAGCAAGTACTTGCCTGAGGACATGTGGCGCCAAAACAGAG GTTTTGTATTTCAAAGATTTCTCACCTTGCCCAATTTCCCAATCATCTGTGAAGGCATTAACAAGCATTGACTGGAAAAGTTATGGATTGACTTTTGGGGGCGTTGTGGAGCAGGGTGGCTATGCATTACTGAAATGGGATAACTTGCCACCATATGTTCAAATTAACATTTCCCTCCACCACTACCATAACCA GGTTACAACACCATCAGCAAGGCTAAAGATGCAACCTgatcaaaaacttgtaaaaaagGCAGTTAAATTTGCATTGAATGATTTGAAGGACAAACATGCTGGAGTTCTTCTAAGTGCCCATGCCCTCAAG GTTCGTGACTGTGCCCCTGATCTTGCAAAAACAATTTCTAGCCTAATCCTGTGCTCCAACGACTCAAATTTCCGAGAagaatgcttttcttttctCGGTTTACCATGTCAAGGAGTAGGAAGTGAACTTGTTGAAGACTGTATAAAGGAAAAGATCATTTCAGTCATAGACATGAACGACAGAGAACAACCCCAGAGAAGCAAAGAAGTTCcaacttttctttttgaagATGATCACTTCCAGGATTCAGGGTCTCAAGATGAGGAATATGAAGGTGAGGATGCTTTTACCTCTATGGATATATAA
- the LOC112197609 gene encoding pantothenate kinase 1 isoform X2: MEIGNLENHVQSEPMEESSQAQISHLALDIGGSLIKLVYFSQNSDGGCSKSSVQVSNGNEGGPVLQGKLHFAKFETAKIHDCIDFIQSKQLRVTGCQHNGASANEKCVIKATGGGAYKFADLFKEKLGICLGKEDEMDSLVAGANFLLKSVHNEAFTYMDGQKEFAQIDQEDLYPYLLVNIGSGVSMIKVDGPGKFERVSGTNVGGGTFWGLGRLLTKCKSFDELLELSHRGNNRVVDMLVGDIYGGTDYKKIGLSSTAIASSFGKAISDNKELEDYKPEDISRSLLRMISNNIGQISYLNALRFGLKRIFFAGFFLRGHAYTMDTIAVAVHFWSKGEAKAMFLRHEGFLGALGAFMSYEKHGFDNLMVHQLVQQSPSASHGGDKTHGPADSELNDNPSINCSIYLS, encoded by the exons ATGGAAATCGGGAACCTTGAAAATCACGTACAATCAGAACCCATGGAGGAATCATCGCAAGCTCAAATTTCCCATCTTGCTTTGGATATTGGAG GCTCTTTGATTAAGCTGGTCTATTTTTCACAAAACAGTGATGGTGGTTGTTCAAAGAGTAGCGTACAAGTTTCTAATGGAAATGAAGGTGGTCCTGTTCTTCAAGGGAAGCTCCATTTTGCGAAATTTGAAACGGCTAAAATACATGATTGCATAGACTTCATTCAATCCAAGCAACTTCGCGTTACTG GCTGCCAGCATAATGGTGCTTCTGCCAATGAGAAGTGCGTTattaag GCCACAGGTGGTGGGGCATACAAGTTCGCGGATCTCTTTAAAGAAAAACTTGGGATTTGTCTTggcaaagaagatgaaatggacaGTCTTGTAGCTGGAGCAAATTTTCTGCTTAAG TCAGTTCACAACGAAGCATTTACATACATGGATGGTCAGAAGGAATTTGCGCAGATTGATCAGGAAGATCTATACCCCTATCTCCTGGTTAATATTGGCTCTGGTGTCAGTATGATCAAG GTAGATGGACCTGGTAAATTTGAGCGTGTAAGTGGAACCAATGTGGGTGGTGGCACCTTTTGGGGTTTAGGAAGGCTTTTAACAAAGTGCAAGAG TTTTGATGAGTTGCTGGAGTTAAGTCATCGGGGAAATAATAGAGTGGTAGACATGCTTGTTGGGGACATATACGGTGGCACAGACTATAAAAAG ATAGGCCTTTCATCAACTGCCATTGCTTCTAGCTTTGGCAAGGCAATATCTGATAATAAGGAGCTGGAAGATTACAAACCTGAAGATATTTCTCGGTCCCTTTTAAGAATGATTTCAAATAACATTGGACAG ATTTCATACTTGAATGCACTAAGGTTTGGGCTCAAGCGCATATTTTTTGCGGGATTTTTCCTTCGGGGTCATGCTTACACCATGGACACCATTGCTGTTGCTGTTCATTTCTG GTCTAAAGGTGAAGCCAAAGCAATGTTTTTAAGGCACGAAGGGTTTCTTGGAGCATTGGGTGCATTCATGAGCTATGAGAAGCATGGCTTTGATAACTTGATGGTCCATCAGTTGGTGCAACAATCCCCAAGTGCATCCCATGGAGGAGATAAAACTCATGGTCCTGCAGACTCGGAATTGAATGACAACCCAAGCATAAATTGCAGTATATACTTGTCTTAG